A genomic region of Sarcophilus harrisii chromosome 6, mSarHar1.11, whole genome shotgun sequence contains the following coding sequences:
- the LOC100923805 gene encoding putative claudin-24: MVLIFKRIIQLVGLSLSLLGWILSCLTTYLPQWKILNLELNEMENWTMGLWQTCVFQEEVGMQCKDFDSFLALPTELKISRILMFLSNGFGVLGLLVSGFGLDCSRIGEGQGELKKRLMILGGILLWLSGITALIPVSWVAHITVQEFWDETIPDIVPRWEFGVALFVGWVAGFSLLLGGFLLNCAAFSTETPSGHYTVAEMQTQCPHLEAGNTDPKV, from the coding sequence ATGGTTTTAATCTTCAAGAGAATAATTCAATTAGTTGGGCTTTCATTATCTTTATTGGGATGGATTTTGTCCTGTCTCACAACTTACTTGCCGCAGTGGAAGATTCTGAATTTAGagctaaatgaaatggagaactGGACTATGGGACTCTGGCAGACTTGCGTTTTCCAAGAGGAAGTGGGGATGCAATGTAAGGATTTTGATTCATTCTTGGCTTTGCCTACTGAGCTGAAGATCTCCAGGATTTTAATGTTTCTGTCAAATGGGTTTGGAGTTTTGGGCCTGCTTGTGTCTGGGTTTGGTTTGGATTGTTCGAGGATTGGAGAAGGGCAAGGAGAACTCAAGAAACGGCTGATGATCCTGGGAGGAATTCTGCTATGGCTTTCAGGAATTACAGCTCTCATTCCGGTGTCTTGGGTTGCCCACATCACAGTTCAGGAGTTTTGGGATGAAACCATTCCAGACATTGTCCCCAGATGGGAGTTTGGAGTAGCTCTCTTTGTTGGTTGGGTTGCTGGATTTTCTCTTCTGCTTGGAGGGTTTCTACTTAACTGTGCAGCCTTTTCAACCGAAACTCCTTCGGGCCACTACACGGTGGCAGAAATGCAAACTCAGTGTCCACACCTGGAAGCTGGAAACACAGATCCTAAAGTGTAG
- the LOC100926163 gene encoding claudin-22 — MALVFRTMAQLVGLSLSLLGWILSCLTTYLPQWKNLNLDLNEMENWTMGLWQTCVVQDEGGMQCKDFDSFLALPAELRISRILMFLSNGFGVLGLLTSGFGLDCLRIGEGQGELKKRLMILGGILLWLSAITALIPVSWVAHITVQEFWDETIPDIVPRWEFGEALFVGWFAGFFLIIGGSLLNCAACFTQISPSFDHYTVTELQDPIQSLEMKNTPLKI, encoded by the coding sequence ATGGCTTTGGTTTTTAGAACTATGGCACAATTAGTTGGACTTTCATTATCCTTGCTGGGATGGATTTTATCTTGTCTCACAACTTACTTGCCACAGTGGAAGAATCTCAACTTagatctaaatgaaatggagaactGGACCATGGGACTCTGGCAGACTTGCGTTGTTCAAGACGAAGGAGGGATGCAGTGTAAGGATTTTGATTCATTCTTGGCTTTGCCTGCTGAGCTGAGGATCTCCAGGATTTTAATGTTCCTATCAAATGGATTTGGAGTTCTGGGCCTGTTGACATCAGGATTTGGTTTGGATTGTTTAAGGATTGGAGAAGGGCAAGGAGAGCTCAAGAAACGGTTGATGATCCTGGGAGGAATTCTGCTGTGGCTTTCAGCAATTACAGCCCTTATCCCAGTGTCTTGGGTTGCTCACATCACAGTTCAGGAATTTTGGGATGAGACCATTCCAGATATTGTCCCCAGATGGGAGTTTGGAGAAGCTCTCTTTGTTGGCTGGTTTGCTGGATTTTTTCTCATTATTGGAGGTTCTTTACTTAATTGTGCAGCCTGTTTTACTCAAATATCTCCATCCTTTGATCATTATACAGTGACAGAACTTCAAGATCCAATTCAAAGTCTGGAGATGAAAAATACCCCTCTGAAAATCTAA